A DNA window from Impatiens glandulifera chromosome 7, dImpGla2.1, whole genome shotgun sequence contains the following coding sequences:
- the LOC124910392 gene encoding 60S ribosomal protein L37-2, translated as MGKGTGSFGKRRNKTHTLCVRCGRRSFHLQKSRCSACAFPAARKRTYNWSVKAIRRKTTGTGRMRYLRNVPRRFKSGFREGTEAAPRKKGIAGST; from the exons ATG GGAAAAGGAACAGGAAGTTTCGGTAAGAGGAGGAACAAGACTCATACACTCTGTGTTAGATGTGGACGTCGTAGTTTCCATTTGCAGAAAAGCCGATGTTCTGCCTGTGCTTTTCCCGCCGCCCGCAAGAGAACAT ATAACTGGAGTGTGAAGGCGATTAGGAGAAAGACGACTGGAACAGGTCGTATGAGGTATCTTCGTAATGTTCCTCGAAGATTTAAGAGTGGATTTAGAGAAG GCACTGAAGCAGCTCCAAGAAAGAAGGGAATTGCTGGTTCTACTTGA
- the LOC124944424 gene encoding uncharacterized protein LOC124944424, whose protein sequence is MSAMSGRQVSTVSDLVEEGKKRIVLLIVCVVGLSYLMSLTSSSVWVNMPIAASLVVLIRYLALDYDMRRKAARYKSSKPASANISSQKKPVENPKPIVSDWKKKVNSPVVEDAIDHFTQHIVSEWVTDLWYSRITPDKQGPEELVRIINGVLGEISCRARNINLIDLLTRDIINLFCTHLELFRSTAEKIERKQHPESFTFEQRDMHLKAMLAADNKLHPALISPEAEHKVLQRLMEGLISLTFKPKDLQCSLLRYIVRELLSCVVIRPVVNLANPRFINERIESLVISMKKNDKGTTAAQVASQIKSMGPPKTPSDNLSRVMDPSFKGVELVQLKKAEPARGQVNGTVDSKDPLLSMDPRSTRSWSSLPSDNQGSDKNDVQRHNSGGEWVEVLDMMSRKKTEALAPEHFDNMWTRGRNYRKEVSTSQVSETSAKSAAAISKAADSAKAVAGQSQMYGEAKTKTFSGNTSQNFISGNPSVLSHEDDEDNFNDSDETESASSSSCPTEDDETSNVTGLDSPVTKVWDGKSNRNLSVSRIHHPLESFKKSRKTRKGRSQKTQLGRKRSRLSSKNVHMWQEVERTSFLSGDGKDILQPSRAIAESEEDSGDENETEQLGRISTASSISVPGTHHLVPSTPKNSFFNLSFMKLRCEVQGANIVKSGSRNFAVYSISVTDVNNHSWSIKRRFSHFEELHRRLKEFPEYNLHLPPKHFLSTGLDVPIIQERCKLLDQYLKKLLQFPVISESIEVWDFLSVDSQTYLFSNSISIIETFSVDDHASSPHERNKHNQNNSGPQLLPQRGLNSESHAHPSQMKPNNMKDVHSPQKNVVKETRKLLDDSGSDSGVEQNTTSRTGYSKMAIKEKEGNDPITSSEKQMDAASDPTLPTEWVPPNLSIPILDLVDVIFQLQDGGWIRRQAFWVAKQVLQLGMGDAFDDWLIEKIKRLRRGSVVAAGIRRIEQILWPDGIFITKHPNRRKPPPADDSSPSSSSNGLPPSSPISQSKKVDAQKLEEEQQAMQAEERAKFVYELMIDKAPAAVVGLVGRKEYEQSAKDVYYFIQSSVCMKQFALDLVELLLLSAFPEMDYVFKELHEQRATFGKYKPD, encoded by the exons ATGTCAGCGATGAGCGGTAGGCAGGTGTCGACGGTAAGTGACCTAGTGGAGGAAGGCAAGAAGCGGATTGTTCTTCTAATCGTATGCGTCGTTGGCCTATCCTATCTGATGTCTT TAACGAGTTCATCAGTATGGGTGAACATGCCTATTGCTGCTTCGTTGGTAGTGTTGATTCGATATTTGGCTCTGGATTATGACATGAGGAGGAAAGCAGCTAGATACAAGAGCAGCAAACCAGCATCGGCAAATATTTCCTCTCAAAAGAAACCTGTCGAGAATCCTAAACCTATTGTTTCTGACTGGAAGAAAAAAGTGAACTCGCCTGTTGTTGAAGATGCAATAGATCATTTCACACAACATATTGTTTCTGAGTGGGTGACAGATTTGTGGTACTCTCGCATAACTCCTGATAAACAAGGTCCAGAGGAGTTGGTACGGATCATAAATGGCGTTCTTGGAGAAATTTCATGCCGGGCAAGGAATATAAATCTGATAGATCTTCTAACAAG ggatattattaatcttttttgcACTCATTTGGAGCTTTTCCGTTCAACTGCTGAGAAGATAGAAAGGAAACAACATCCTGAATCATTTACTTTTGAGCAACGTGATATGCATCTGAAGGCCATGCTTGCAGCTGATAACAAGCTGCACCCAGCTTTAATTTCTCCTGAAGCAGAGCACAAG GTCCTTCAGCGTTTGATGGAGGGACTTATTTCTCTCACATTCAAGCCAAAGGATTTACAATGTTCCTTGTTGCGCTATATAGTGAGAGAGCTTCTCTCCTGTGTTGTAATTCGGCCAGTGGTGAACTTAGCTAACCCGAG GTTTATCAATGAAAGAATTGAATCACTTGTTATTTCCATGAAGAAGAACGATAAGGGTACTACAGCTGCACAAGTGGCTTCCCAAATCAAATCCATGGGTCCTCCAAAGACGCCTTCTGATAATTTATCTCGGGTTATGGATCCATCGTTCAAGGGTGTTGAACTTGTGCAATTAAAAAAGGCGGAACCTGCTAGAGGACAAGTAAATGGAACAGTTGACTCAAAGGATCCACTTCTTTCAATGGATCCAAGGTCAACTCGTTCTTGGAGTTCTTTGCCTTCTGATAATCAAGGTTCTGATAAAAATGATGTGCAAAGACACAATTCAGGAGGAGAATGGGTAGAAGTCTTAGATATGATGTCTCGCAAAAAGACTGAAGCTCTTGCTCCTGAGCATTTCGATAACATGTGGACGAGAGGAAGAAATTACAGGAAAGAAGTTAGTACAAGTCAAGTTTCTGAAACATCAGCAAAAAGTGCTGCTGCGATATCCAAAGCAGCAGACAGTGCGAAAGCCGTAGCTGGGCAGAGTCAAATGTATGGTGAAGCTAAGACTAAAACTTTTTCAGGAAATACTAGTCAGAATTTTATATCGGGCAACCCTTCTGTTTTGTCACATGAGGATGACGAAGACAATTTTAATGATTCAGACGAGACTGAATCCGCAAGTAGTAGTTCATGTCCTACTGAAGACGACGAAACCAGCAATGTTACTGGTCTTGATTCACCAGTAACCAAAGTTTGGGATGGTAAAAGTAATAGAAATCTCTCAGTGTCAAGGATTCATCACCCGCTTGAGAGTTTTAAAAAGTCGAGAAAAACTCGTAAAGGGCGGTCCCAAAAGACCCAGTTAGGAAGGAAAAGATCTAGGTTAAGCAGTAAGAATGTTCATATGTGGCAAGAGGTTGAGAGAACAAGCTTCTTGTCAGGAGATGGAAAGGACATACTGCAACCTTCCAGAGCTATTGCAgaatcagaagaagactcaggAGATGAAAACGAAACTGAACAGTTGGGTAGAATTTCCACAGCATCCTCAATCTCTGTTCCTGGAACTCATCATTTAGTTCCCAGTACTCCGAAAAACTCGTTCTTTAATTTGTCATTCATGAAGTTGAGATGTGAG GTACAGGGTGCCAATATTGTGAAGAGTGGCTCCAGAAATTTTGCCGTGTACTCTATATCTGTTACAGATGTCAATAATCATAGTTGGTCTATCAAAAGAAG ATTTAGTCATTTTGAAGAGCTCCATAGACGTCTTAAGGAGTTTCCAGAGTATAATCTGCATTTGCCTCCCAAGCATTTTTTATCTACAGGTCTGGATGTACCAATTATTCAAGAGAGGTGTAAATTGCTTGATCAGTATCTGAAG AAGCTTCTGCAGTTTCCAGTAATTTCTGAATCAATAGAAGTTTGGGATTTCCTTAGTGTGGATTCTCAG ACATATCTATTCTCAAACTCTATATCTATCATCGAGACATTTTCAG TTGATGATCATGCTTCTTCTCCACATGAAAGAAATAAACACAATCAAAATAACTCTGGGCCTCAACTTCTCCCCCAAAGAGGACTGAATTCTGAATCCCATGCACATCCATCCCAAATGAAGCCCAACAATATGAAAGATGTCCATTCTCCGCAAAAAAATGTTGTAAAAGAAACCAGAAAGCTGTTGGATGATTCGGGTAGTGATTCTGGTGTAGAGCAGAACACTACATCTAGAACTGGTTACTCCAAAATGGCTATCAAGGAAAAAGAGGGAAATGATCCAATAACATCTTCAGAGAAACAAATGGATGCTGCTAGTGATCCAACCCTTCCTACAGAA TGGGTGCCGCCAAATCTAAGCATTCCCATACTGGATTTGGTTGATGTTATATTTCAGCTCCAGGATGGTGGATGGATCAG GCGACAAGCATTCTGGGTGGCTAAACAGGTGCTGCAGTTGGGAATGGGTGATGCCTTTGATGATTGGTTGATTGAAAAAATCAAGCGTTTGCGAAGAGGATCAGTTGTTGCTGCTGGAATCAGACGGATTGAACAG ATACTCTGGCCTGATGGAATCTTCATAACGAAACATCCTAATCGACGAAAGCCTCCTCCCGCTGATGACTCATCTCCAAGTTCCTCGTCTAATGGGCTTCCCCCAAGTAGTCCTATATCACAATCTAAGAAAGTTGATGCACAAAAATTGGAAGAGGAGCAACAAGCAATGCAAGCCGAAGAGCGTGCAAAGTTTGTATACGAACTAATGATTG ATAAAGCACCAGCAGCTGTTGTGGGGCTTGTTGGACGAAAGGAGTACGAACAGAGCGCTAAGGATGTTTATTACTTCATACAG TCATCAGTGTGTATGAAGCAATTTGCGTTGGACCTTGTTGAACTGTTGCTTTTGTCGGCATTCCCAGAAATGGACTATGTTTTCAAAGAGTTGCATGAACAGAGAGCCACTTTTGGTAAATACAAACCtgattag